CGGGGGTGCCGGTGCTGGGGGTGCTCCGGCGGATCCAGCGAGCCGCTACGCCTTCACGGCACCTGGGGCTGGTGCCGGTCGCCGAACGCCGCGCCGATGCCGTGGCCTCGGTCGAGGCGATGGCGGAGCTGGTGCGGGAGGGGTGTGACCTGGAGGCGCTCCTGGGCTTGGCGCGGAGTGCGCCGTCGCTGGGGGCCGAGCCGTGGGAGGCGGGGGCCGCCTGCGGTCCGGTCGGGCTGACAACGTCAGCCCCGCCCGTCGTCGCCGTCGCGGGCGGCCCCGCGTTCACGTTCTCCTACGCCGAGCACCCCGAACTCCTCACCGCCGCCGGCGCCGACGTCGTCACCTTCGATCCGCTCCGGGACGAGCAACTCCCCGACGGGACGAGCGGGCTCGTCATAGGCGGCGGGTTCCCGGAGGTGTACGCGCCCGAGCTGTCCGCCAATGAGGCGCTGCGCAAGGCCGTCGCCGGGCTCGCGTCCTCCGGCGCGCCCATCGCCGCCGAGTGCGCCGGGCTGCTGTATCTCGCGCGGTCCCTGGACGGCGCGCCCATGTGCGGTGTGCTGGATGCCGAGGCACGGATGTCGGAGCGGCTCACGCTCGGGTACCGGGAGGCCGTCGCCGTGAGCGACAGCGCGCTCGCCGCGGCCGGGACGCGGTTGAACGGGCACGAGTTCCACCGCACCGTCGTCGAACCGGCGGCGGGACCCGCCCCCGCGTGGGGGATGCACCGGTCCGAGCGCCGCGTCGAGGGATTCGTACAGCAGGGCGTGCACGCGAGCTATCTGCACACGCATTGGGCTTCGCAGCCCGGCATGGCCCTTCGGTTTGTTGAGAGGTGTACGCGATGAGCACATTGGTCGGAGTGGGAGTCGGGCCCGGCGACCCGGAGTTGGTGACCGTGAAGGGTGTACGCGCCCTTCAGGAGGCCGACGCCGTCGTCGTACCGGTGATGTCCGCATCCGATGGAAAGGACGGCGGCGAGCCGGGACGCGCCGAGGCGACCGTGCTGCACTACGTCGGCGCGGAGAAGGTCGTACGGGTCGTCTTCGCGCTCAACGAGCGCACCGACCGGGCCCGCCGTGAAGCCGCCTGGGACGCCGCCGGCGAGCGCGTCGCCGCCCTCCTGCGCGCACACGGCTCCGTCGCCTTCGCGACGATCGGCGACCCCAATGTGTACTCGACGTTCACCTATCTCGCGCAGACCGTCGCCGAGCTGGTCCCGGGGACCGTCGTGGAGACCGTGCCGGGCATCACGGCGATGCAGGACCTGGCGGCCCGCAGCGGCGCCGTACTCACCGAGGGCACCGAGCCGTTGACCCTGGTGCCCGTGACCGCCGGCGCCGCCGCGCTCAAGGAGGCCCTGGAAGGGCCGGGGACGGTCGTGGCGTACAAGTTCGGGCGGCTCGCGGCGGAGGTCGCCACCGCGCTGCGCGAGACGGGCCGTACCGAGGGCGCGGTATGGGGATCGGCGCTCGGGCTGCCCGAGGAGTCGATCCGGCCGGCCGCGGAGCTGGCAGAAGGACCGCTGCCGTACCTCTCGACGCTCATCGCGCCGGCGCCGCGCGGCGGCGGCAGAGGAGGCAAACTGTGAGCGCCCCGCCGAAGTCCTCACTCCACGAGGCCGACCACCGGCCGGATGAAGGCCACGCCTCCCACCGTGCACAGCAGGGTGGAGCGGGCGGGGTGGTCGTGGTGCACCTCGGGTTAGGAACGCGCCGAGCGCGACGAACACAGCCATGCGCCCCTGCTGGGCCGTGTCTGACCAATCCCGGATCCTGATCCACCCCGAATGACCCGAGAGGACCCCCGCTCATGGCCGATGCCGCCACCCACGGCAAGGTGACCTTCGTCGGCGCCGGCCCCGGCGCCGCCGATCTGCTGACGTTCCGCGCCGCGCGTGCCATCGCCGACGCCGACATCGTCATCTGGGCGGCGAGCCTGGTGCAGGCCGACGTCCTCGACCACGCCCGCGAGGGCGCCGAGATCCTCGACTCGGCGGCGATGTCGCTCGAGGACGTGGTCGCCGTCTACGAACGGGCCCGCGAGGAGGGCCTGAAGGTCGCCAGGATCCACTCCGGCGACCCGGCCCTGTGGGGCGGCACGCAGGAACAGCTCGACCGGTGCGTGGAGCTGGGCCTCGACGTCGAGATCGTGCCGGGCGTCTCGTCGTTCTCCGCGGTCGCCGCGATCGCGCAGCGCGAGCTGACGATCCCGGAGGTCGCGCAGTCCGTGATCCTGACCCGGCTGGGCGGCGGCAAGACGCCGATGCCGCCGGGCGAGGAGGTACGGGAGTTCGCGCGGCACGGCACGACCATGGCGCTCTTCCTGTCGGCGGCCCGCTCGGGCCAGTTGACGCAGGAGCTGCTGGAGGGCGGCTATCCGACGAGTACGCCGGTGGTCATCGCGTACCAGGCGACCTGGCCCGAGGAGCTGATCCTGCACTGCACGATCGGCACGCTCGAGGAGACCGTCAAGGAGCACAAGCTCTGGAAGCACACGCTGTTCCTGGTCGGTCCGGCGCTGGCGGCGTCGGGAACACGGTCGCATCTGTACCACCCGGGGCACTTCCACGGCTTCCGCAAGGCGGACCCCGAGGCCCGGCGCGCGCTTCGCGCGCAAGGTGGGACGCCGTGATCACGGTCATCGGTACGGGGACGGGGGCGCCCCTGTCCGTACGCGACGGCGCGGCGCTGGCGGCGGCCACGCTCGTGGTGGGCGCCCGGCGGCATCTGGCGTCGGCCGACGTGCCCGCCGCCGCACAGGAGTTGACGCTGGGGCCGCTCGCGCCGGCGCTCGACGTGATCGAGAAGGAGCGGACCCGGGGCGGGGCGCGGGTGGTCGTGCTGGCCTCGGGCGACCCCGGATTCTTCGGGATCGTACGGGCGTTGGCCGAGCGCTTCGGCGCGGACGCGCTGGACGTACGGCCCGGGGCGCCGTCCGTGGCGGTCGCCTTCGCGCGGATCGGGCTGCCCTGGGACGACGCGGTCGTCGTCAGCGCGCACGGCCGTGATCTGCGGACCGCGGTCAATGTGTGCCGGGCGCACCCCAAGACGGCCGTGCTCACCGGCCCCGGCTCGGGTCCTGCGGAGCTGGGCGCCGAGCTGGCCTACCGGGCCACCGAGCGGACGCTGGTGGTGGCGACGGCGCTCGGCGACCCGGAGCACGAGCGGATCGAGCGGATGACGCCCGCGGAGGCGGCGGCGCGGGAGTGGGACGCGGTGAGTGTGGTGCTCTGCCTGGACGAGCGTCGGGCGCTGTCGCCGGCCCAGCGGACGGTGGCAGGGCCGCGGCTGTCGCCGTCCCGATGGGCCCTGGACGAGGGCGAGTTCGAGCACCGCGACTCGATGATCACCAAGTTCGAGGTGCGGGCGCTGGCGCTGGCAAGGCTCGGACCGCGTACCGGCGACCTCGTGTGGGACATCGGCGCGGGGTCCGGTTCGGTGGCGGTGGAGTGTGCGCGGTTCGGTGCGGCGGTGGTCGCCGTGGAGAAGACGCCCGACGGTGTGGAGCGGATCCGCGCGAACGCGGCGGCGCACGGGGTCGACGTACAGGCCGTGCACGGTGCGGCGCCGACGGTGCTGTCCCATCTGGCGGACCCGGACGCGGTGTTCATCGGCGGCGGGGGCGCGGAGCTGCCCGCGATCGTCGCCGCGTGCGCGCGGCGGGCCCGGCGCACGGTGGTCGTCGCGCTGGCGGCGCTGGACCGGGTGCCCTCGGTGCGGTCCGCGCTGGGCGCCGCCGGGTTCGCGTCCGACGGCGTACTGCTGCACTCGTCGCGGCTGGCCCCACTGCCCGGGGACGTGACCCGGCTCGCGGCCGCCAACCCCGTCTTCCTGCTGTGGGGCGACCGTCCCGCGGATTCGGTGAACGAAGGAGCGATTCAGTGATCGGCCTGATCTCCGCGACGGCGGCGGGCGCCGCCGCCCGCGACCGCCTGGCCGCGGCCCGGCCCGGCCGCACCCGGGTGTACGAGGGCCCGGTGCGCGAGTCGGTGGAGCGCGCGTTCGCGGAGTGCGAGCAGCTGGTGTGCTTCCTGGCGACGGGTGCGGTGGTACGGCTGATCGCCCCGCTGCTCGCGGACAAGTCGGCGGACCCGGGTGTGGTGTGCGTGGACGAGGGGCTGCGGTACGCGGTGTCCCTGCTCGGCGGGCACGGCGGCGGCGCGAACGAGCTGGCCGCGGAGGTCGCGGACGTCCTGGGCTGCGCCCCCGTGGTGACGACGGCGACGGACGCGACGGACGTGCCGGGCCTGGACACCCTGGGCCTGCCGGTGGAGGGCGCGGTCGCCGCGGTGTCGCGGGCGATCCTGGACGGCGAGCCGGTGGCGCTGCGGTCGGACGCGGTGTGGCCGCTGCCGCCGCTGCCACCGAATGTGGGCGCCGAGGGCGAGGCCGTCCTCCGGGTGACCGACCGCGTCGTCGAACCCGGCGCGCGGGAGGCGGTGTTGCGGCCCGCGTCGCTCGTCGTCGGGGTCGGGGCCTCCAAGGGCGCTCCCGTCGACGAGGTGCTCGGGCTGATCGAGGAGGCGCTGCGCGAGGCCGGGCTCTCGCCGCTGAGCATCGCCGAGCTGGCGACCGTCGACGCGAAGGCGGCGGAGCCGGGGATCGTGGCGGCGGCGGAGCGGCTCGGGGTGCCGGTGGTCACGTACGCGGCCGGTGAACTGTCCGCGATCGCGGTGCCGAACCCGTCCGGCGCGCCGCTCGCCGCCGTGGGTACGCCCTCCGTCGCGGAGGCCGCGGCGCTCGCGGGCGGGGGTGAACTCCTCGTCCCGAAGCGGAAGTCGAGCCCCGGGGGCCGGGCCGCGATGGCGACCTGCGCGGTCGTACGCAGGGCTCCGCGCGGACGGCTGGCCGTGGTCGGGCTCGGGCCCGGCGCCCGCGACCTGGTCACTCCGCGCGCCACCGAAGAGCTGCGCCGGGCCTCCGTACTGGTCGGGCTCGACCAGTACGTCGACCAGATCCGCGACCTGCTCCGGCCCGGCACGCGGGTGCTCGAATCCGGCCTGGGGGCGGAGGAGGAACGGGCCCGTACCGCCGTCGCCGAGGCCCGCGCCGGTCACGCGGTCGCGCTGATCGGCAGCGGCGACGCGGGCGTGTACGCGATGGCGTCGCCCGCGCTCGCCGAGGCGTCCGACGACATCGACGTGGTGGGGGTGCCGGGGGTGACCGCCGCGCTCGCCGCGGCGGCGATCCTGGGCGCGCCGCTCGGGCACGACCACGTCTCGATCAGCCTCTCGGATCTGCACACGCCGTGGGAGGTCATCGAGCGCCGGGTGCGGGCAGCGGCGGAGGCGGACATCATCGTGACCTTCTACAACCCGCGCAGCCGGGGCCGCGACTGGCAGCTCCCGAAGGCGCTGGTGATCCTCGCCGGGCACCGGGAGGCTTCGACGCCCGTCGGGGTCGTACGCAACGCTTCGCGGGCGGACGAATCCAGCCGCCTGACGACACTGGCGGGACTGGATCCGACGACGGTGGACATGATGACGGTCGTGACGGTCGGCAACACGGCCACGCGGGAAATCGCGGGCCGCATGGTGACGCCACGCGGCTACCGGTGGCAGTCGTGAGGGCAGCGTGTGCCGCGCCCGCGGTGGGGGGTGCGCGGGACCGCGCGCCTGTGCCGCACCCCGGCACCACCGAGGCGCGGCGGCGCCGCGGCCCCGTGGCGCACGCGGGCGACCGCGTCTCCGCTCCCCCGTGGTCCGCGGCCCCCGGCCCCGCTCAACCGCCGGCGAAAGCCGGTACCGCCCGCCGTCACCCCGGAGTCGCCCCGTGACCCGCGTCGTTCACCCCATCGAGCAGGAGTCGTTCCGGCGGCTTCGCTCGCGGCTCGACACCAGCGGTTTTCAGCCACTGACGCGAGCGGTCGTCGAGCGGGTCATTCACTCCGCCGCCGACCTCGAGTACGCCACCGATCTCGTCTGCGACGAGCCCTCGCTCCGCGCCGCGCACGCCGCGCTGCACGCCGGTGCGCCCGTCGTCGCCGATGTCGAGATGGTCGCC
The Streptomyces lunaelactis genome window above contains:
- a CDS encoding cobyrinate a,c-diamide synthase, with amino-acid sequence MVARLVIAAPASGSGKTTVATGLMAAFTSAGLTVSPHKAGPDYIDPGYHALATGRPGRNLDAYLCGTELIAPLFAHGAAGCDLAVVEGVMGLYDGAAGAGELASTAQIAKLLRAPVVLVVDASSQSRSVAALVHGFASWDPQVRIGGVILNKVASDRHEELLRVALEESGVPVLGVLRRIQRAATPSRHLGLVPVAERRADAVASVEAMAELVREGCDLEALLGLARSAPSLGAEPWEAGAACGPVGLTTSAPPVVAVAGGPAFTFSYAEHPELLTAAGADVVTFDPLRDEQLPDGTSGLVIGGGFPEVYAPELSANEALRKAVAGLASSGAPIAAECAGLLYLARSLDGAPMCGVLDAEARMSERLTLGYREAVAVSDSALAAAGTRLNGHEFHRTVVEPAAGPAPAWGMHRSERRVEGFVQQGVHASYLHTHWASQPGMALRFVERCTR
- the cobI gene encoding precorrin-2 C(20)-methyltransferase, with the translated sequence MSTLVGVGVGPGDPELVTVKGVRALQEADAVVVPVMSASDGKDGGEPGRAEATVLHYVGAEKVVRVVFALNERTDRARREAAWDAAGERVAALLRAHGSVAFATIGDPNVYSTFTYLAQTVAELVPGTVVETVPGITAMQDLAARSGAVLTEGTEPLTLVPVTAGAAALKEALEGPGTVVAYKFGRLAAEVATALRETGRTEGAVWGSALGLPEESIRPAAELAEGPLPYLSTLIAPAPRGGGRGGKL
- the cobM gene encoding precorrin-4 C(11)-methyltransferase, translated to MADAATHGKVTFVGAGPGAADLLTFRAARAIADADIVIWAASLVQADVLDHAREGAEILDSAAMSLEDVVAVYERAREEGLKVARIHSGDPALWGGTQEQLDRCVELGLDVEIVPGVSSFSAVAAIAQRELTIPEVAQSVILTRLGGGKTPMPPGEEVREFARHGTTMALFLSAARSGQLTQELLEGGYPTSTPVVIAYQATWPEELILHCTIGTLEETVKEHKLWKHTLFLVGPALAASGTRSHLYHPGHFHGFRKADPEARRALRAQGGTP
- the cbiE gene encoding precorrin-6y C5,15-methyltransferase (decarboxylating) subunit CbiE translates to MITVIGTGTGAPLSVRDGAALAAATLVVGARRHLASADVPAAAQELTLGPLAPALDVIEKERTRGGARVVVLASGDPGFFGIVRALAERFGADALDVRPGAPSVAVAFARIGLPWDDAVVVSAHGRDLRTAVNVCRAHPKTAVLTGPGSGPAELGAELAYRATERTLVVATALGDPEHERIERMTPAEAAAREWDAVSVVLCLDERRALSPAQRTVAGPRLSPSRWALDEGEFEHRDSMITKFEVRALALARLGPRTGDLVWDIGAGSGSVAVECARFGAAVVAVEKTPDGVERIRANAAAHGVDVQAVHGAAPTVLSHLADPDAVFIGGGGAELPAIVAACARRARRTVVVALAALDRVPSVRSALGAAGFASDGVLLHSSRLAPLPGDVTRLAAANPVFLLWGDRPADSVNEGAIQ
- the cobJ gene encoding precorrin-3B C(17)-methyltransferase, with the translated sequence MIGLISATAAGAAARDRLAAARPGRTRVYEGPVRESVERAFAECEQLVCFLATGAVVRLIAPLLADKSADPGVVCVDEGLRYAVSLLGGHGGGANELAAEVADVLGCAPVVTTATDATDVPGLDTLGLPVEGAVAAVSRAILDGEPVALRSDAVWPLPPLPPNVGAEGEAVLRVTDRVVEPGAREAVLRPASLVVGVGASKGAPVDEVLGLIEEALREAGLSPLSIAELATVDAKAAEPGIVAAAERLGVPVVTYAAGELSAIAVPNPSGAPLAAVGTPSVAEAAALAGGGELLVPKRKSSPGGRAAMATCAVVRRAPRGRLAVVGLGPGARDLVTPRATEELRRASVLVGLDQYVDQIRDLLRPGTRVLESGLGAEEERARTAVAEARAGHAVALIGSGDAGVYAMASPALAEASDDIDVVGVPGVTAALAAAAILGAPLGHDHVSISLSDLHTPWEVIERRVRAAAEADIIVTFYNPRSRGRDWQLPKALVILAGHREASTPVGVVRNASRADESSRLTTLAGLDPTTVDMMTVVTVGNTATREIAGRMVTPRGYRWQS